A portion of the Agrobacterium tumefaciens genome contains these proteins:
- a CDS encoding NAD(P)/FAD-dependent oxidoreductase gives MSSRKPFQQTQENIRDADVIVVGGGPAGVAAALELKARGVARVRILEREPALGGAPRHCTHSPFGMREFGRVYFGPAYARRLQRQAQDAGVDVRTGHAVVELGQDGTLLVTSARGVETLKARRIVLATGAREKPRSARLLPGDRPVGVITTGTLQSYVAFHGIMPFRRPLILGSELISFSALLTCLTHGARPVAMIEPEPEPLARSLFRWFPRLVGVPFYCRATLVDIRGSGRVEEADIRLADGRILTVKCDGVLLTGRFTPEATLLNASPVDVAAGSDGPTIDQDGRMANPMFFATGNVLRAVETGGWSFREGRRVGAAVADDLTRELCNAKAVRIAFADPLKLAVPTMVRSGGLDRPAFLDFQLRFIRRVRGRLSLHLDGTEVWSKSGRWLPERRVLVPIPRAVVEATQIAFHFQETN, from the coding sequence ATGAGCTCCCGGAAGCCTTTTCAGCAGACGCAAGAAAACATTCGGGATGCAGATGTAATCGTGGTCGGCGGCGGCCCGGCGGGCGTGGCGGCAGCGCTGGAGCTGAAAGCACGCGGTGTTGCGCGTGTGAGGATCCTCGAGCGTGAGCCAGCCCTTGGCGGCGCACCCCGTCATTGCACACATTCGCCTTTCGGCATGCGCGAATTCGGACGCGTTTATTTCGGCCCGGCCTATGCGCGACGTCTGCAGCGGCAGGCGCAGGATGCGGGCGTCGATGTCCGCACCGGTCATGCCGTGGTGGAACTCGGACAGGACGGTACGCTGCTGGTTACGTCTGCGCGCGGCGTGGAAACGTTGAAGGCCCGGCGCATTGTGCTGGCGACCGGCGCGCGGGAAAAACCACGCTCAGCGCGGCTCCTGCCGGGCGACCGGCCGGTGGGAGTGATCACCACCGGCACGCTGCAATCCTATGTCGCCTTTCACGGCATCATGCCCTTTCGCCGGCCGCTTATCCTTGGTTCGGAACTGATTTCCTTTTCCGCGCTTCTCACATGCCTAACGCATGGCGCGCGGCCGGTGGCGATGATCGAGCCTGAGCCGGAACCGCTGGCGCGGTCGCTTTTCCGGTGGTTTCCGCGATTGGTCGGAGTGCCCTTTTATTGCCGCGCAACACTTGTGGACATTCGTGGGAGCGGTCGTGTCGAGGAGGCCGACATCCGGCTGGCAGATGGCCGTATCCTCACCGTCAAGTGCGATGGTGTTCTCCTCACCGGGCGGTTCACGCCGGAGGCAACGCTTCTGAACGCATCCCCTGTTGATGTGGCGGCAGGCAGCGATGGCCCTACGATCGATCAGGACGGCCGGATGGCCAACCCGATGTTCTTCGCCACGGGGAACGTATTGCGGGCCGTGGAAACGGGTGGCTGGTCGTTTCGCGAAGGCCGCCGCGTGGGTGCTGCCGTTGCCGACGATCTCACCCGCGAACTCTGCAACGCAAAGGCAGTGCGTATCGCTTTCGCCGACCCGCTCAAACTCGCGGTACCCACCATGGTGCGATCGGGGGGACTTGACCGGCCGGCTTTTCTCGATTTTCAGCTGCGCTTCATCAGACGTGTTCGAGGCAGGCTTTCGCTTCATCTTGATGGAACGGAAGTGTGGAGCAAGTCCGGCAGGTGGCTGCCGGAACGCCGTGTGCTTGTGCCCATTCCCCGCGCCGTCGTTGAGGCGACCCAGATTGCCTTTCACTTTCAGGAGACGAATTGA
- a CDS encoding NAD(P)/FAD-dependent oxidoreductase, with protein MVQSLSTAFDVAVIGAGVVGCAVARRFALAGAKVVIIEKGSDILSGASKANSAILHTGFDAPEGSLELELVKAGRAEYLSIHRQMGLSLVETGALVCAWNPDEAQSLEAIAEQGRRNGIAELGLLTARQARESMPGLSDRLVAALEVPGEHVIDPWSAPLGYLTQAVALGAQLVCNAEFLSGAFDGAWRIETTAGPILAVSVVNAAGLFGDIVDARLGLVPDFTIKPRKGQFVVLDKAARRHVPRIVLPVPTEITKGIVVCPTAFGNVLIGPTAEEQDDRERATVETAALEALLTRGREIVPALASIPVTAIYAGLRPASEKKHYRISARPELRAITLGGVRSTGLTAALGLAQHALALHESFGTRFMPPPAVPHVTMPNLSETCERDWQRADHGEIVCHCELVTRREIEATFSSLVPPGDFGGLRRRTRAGMGRCQGFYCNARLAAMTGDRLAVPLAVRPGDDR; from the coding sequence ATGGTCCAGAGCCTCTCCACAGCATTCGACGTCGCCGTCATCGGTGCCGGGGTGGTCGGTTGCGCGGTTGCCCGTCGTTTCGCACTGGCTGGTGCGAAGGTCGTGATCATCGAGAAGGGGTCCGATATTCTTTCCGGTGCATCGAAGGCCAACAGCGCTATCCTCCACACCGGCTTCGATGCGCCCGAAGGCAGTCTGGAGTTGGAATTGGTGAAGGCAGGTCGGGCAGAATATCTGTCCATCCACAGGCAGATGGGCCTTAGCCTCGTTGAAACCGGCGCGTTGGTCTGTGCGTGGAATCCCGACGAGGCGCAAAGCCTGGAGGCGATCGCCGAGCAGGGGCGACGCAACGGCATTGCCGAGCTCGGTCTGCTTACGGCCCGGCAGGCCCGGGAATCCATGCCCGGCTTGTCCGACCGTCTTGTCGCAGCACTCGAAGTTCCGGGTGAACATGTCATCGATCCCTGGTCCGCGCCGCTGGGCTATCTTACGCAAGCGGTGGCGCTTGGCGCGCAGCTGGTGTGCAACGCCGAATTTCTGTCCGGTGCGTTTGATGGCGCGTGGCGGATAGAGACGACGGCGGGTCCGATTCTTGCGGTGAGCGTTGTCAATGCGGCCGGATTGTTCGGCGATATCGTCGATGCGCGGCTGGGGCTTGTCCCAGACTTCACCATCAAGCCTCGCAAGGGACAATTCGTCGTTCTCGACAAGGCCGCCCGCCGGCACGTGCCGCGCATCGTCCTGCCCGTTCCCACCGAAATCACCAAGGGCATCGTTGTGTGTCCAACCGCCTTCGGCAACGTTCTCATCGGCCCGACGGCGGAAGAACAGGATGACCGCGAGCGTGCGACGGTAGAAACGGCAGCGCTGGAAGCGCTGCTGACGCGCGGCAGGGAGATCGTTCCGGCACTGGCCTCCATTCCCGTGACCGCTATCTATGCCGGCTTGCGCCCGGCCTCCGAGAAGAAACATTACCGGATTTCCGCACGGCCGGAGCTGCGCGCGATCACGCTTGGCGGCGTGCGATCCACCGGTCTCACCGCGGCACTTGGTCTGGCGCAGCACGCTCTGGCGCTTCACGAAAGTTTCGGCACGCGCTTCATGCCCCCGCCCGCAGTGCCTCATGTGACGATGCCGAACCTGAGCGAAACCTGCGAGCGGGACTGGCAGCGCGCTGATCATGGCGAAATCGTCTGCCATTGCGAGCTTGTCACCCGCCGTGAGATCGAGGCGACATTTTCCAGCCTGGTGCCGCCGGGTGATTTCGGAGGTCTGCGGCGGCGCACCCGCGCCGGCATGGGGCGCTGTCAGGGATTTTACTGCAACGCCCGGCTGGCCGCGATGACGGGCGACCGTCTGGCTGTACCGCTTGCGGTCCGTCCGGGAGACGATCGATGA
- the eutC gene encoding ethanolamine ammonia-lyase subunit EutC encodes MRDRRPSLISSPPERLKALRVATDARVALGRTGASPPTRAVQTFLLDHAQARQAVWRPLDIEKMERDLRASGADVVHVASRAQDRADYLRRPDLGRALSDEGRLALDGQAKGADVALVIADGLSATAVEMNAVPVATALLNLLASNGLTVAPITLATQARVALADDVGAVLGAKVAVILIGERPGLSAADSLGAYVTFRPETGLPDSRRNCISNIRDGGVPPVEAAGKIMTLISAMCQQETSGVTLVEFEKPLMALSD; translated from the coding sequence ATGCGTGACCGCCGGCCCTCCCTCATCTCCAGCCCGCCGGAACGTCTCAAGGCCCTGCGTGTGGCAACCGATGCACGCGTGGCGCTCGGCCGCACGGGTGCAAGCCCGCCCACGCGCGCGGTACAGACATTTCTGTTGGATCATGCGCAGGCGCGCCAGGCCGTGTGGCGTCCGCTGGACATTGAAAAAATGGAGCGTGACTTGCGCGCTTCGGGTGCGGATGTCGTGCATGTCGCAAGCCGCGCGCAGGACCGTGCGGATTACCTGCGCCGACCCGATCTCGGCCGTGCTCTTTCAGACGAAGGCCGTCTGGCGCTCGACGGGCAGGCCAAGGGAGCCGATGTCGCACTGGTAATCGCCGACGGGCTTTCCGCAACGGCTGTGGAGATGAATGCAGTGCCGGTGGCAACGGCGTTGCTTAATTTACTTGCAAGCAACGGATTGACGGTTGCGCCGATCACACTTGCCACGCAGGCACGGGTTGCGCTGGCGGATGATGTGGGAGCCGTGCTCGGCGCAAAGGTGGCGGTGATCCTGATTGGCGAGCGCCCGGGCCTTTCGGCAGCCGACAGTCTTGGCGCCTATGTCACCTTCAGGCCGGAGACCGGGCTGCCGGATTCCCGACGCAACTGCATTTCCAATATTCGTGATGGTGGCGTGCCGCCCGTCGAAGCGGCGGGGAAGATCATGACCCTGATCAGCGCCATGTGCCAGCAGGAGACAAGTGGCGTGACGCTGGTTGAATTCGAAAAGCCGCTGATGGCTTTGTCCGACTAG
- a CDS encoding ethanolamine ammonia-lyase subunit EutB, whose translation MAYRQIAAGTTYRFDDLKTLMAKATPERSGDQLAGIAAEGPVERLAAQMALADLPLSTFVAQELIASDEDEISALIARQHDALAFAPVSSLTVGEFREWLLNSKVGHAELEAVSWGLTPEMVAAVSKIMRLQDLVTVSAKREVVTRFRNTIGLSGRLSTRNQPNHPTDSSRGIAISAIDGLLLGSGDAVIGVNPATSAVTDYIRVVQLLDDLRQWLDIPTQTCCLGHVTTAIKAMERAAPVDLVFQSIAGSQKANAGFGIDLAVLREAHEAGQSLKRGTIGSDLMYFETGQGAALSADAHFGVDQQTMEARAYAVAREFSPLLVNTVVGFIGPEYLYNGKQIIRAGLEDHFCGKLLGLPMGVDVCYTNHADADQEDMDVLLTMLCAADVNFVITVPGSDDVMLNYQTLSHHDSIYARETLKRRPAPEFEEWLVNMGVTDAAGHMIENPALMNRGLRELDFLGRDAA comes from the coding sequence ATGGCTTATCGACAGATCGCAGCCGGCACGACCTATCGTTTCGACGATCTGAAAACCCTGATGGCAAAGGCGACGCCGGAAAGGTCCGGTGACCAATTGGCCGGGATCGCGGCGGAAGGGCCGGTGGAGAGACTGGCGGCGCAGATGGCGCTGGCCGATCTGCCGCTTTCCACCTTTGTTGCACAGGAATTGATCGCCTCGGACGAGGACGAGATTTCGGCCCTGATCGCGCGCCAGCACGACGCACTGGCCTTCGCGCCGGTGTCTTCTCTGACGGTTGGCGAATTTCGCGAGTGGCTGCTCAATTCCAAGGTCGGGCACGCGGAACTTGAAGCGGTAAGTTGGGGTCTGACACCGGAAATGGTGGCGGCAGTCTCCAAGATCATGCGTCTGCAGGATCTCGTGACGGTATCGGCCAAACGGGAAGTCGTGACCCGTTTTCGCAACACGATTGGTCTTTCCGGCCGCCTTTCCACCCGCAACCAACCCAATCATCCGACTGACAGTTCCCGTGGCATCGCCATCTCGGCCATTGACGGGTTGCTGCTGGGGAGCGGCGATGCGGTGATCGGTGTTAACCCGGCCACCAGCGCTGTGACGGACTATATCCGCGTCGTGCAGTTGCTTGACGATCTGCGGCAATGGCTGGACATTCCAACCCAGACCTGCTGCCTTGGCCATGTGACGACGGCTATCAAGGCGATGGAGCGCGCTGCACCCGTCGATCTGGTTTTCCAGTCGATTGCCGGTTCCCAGAAGGCCAATGCGGGCTTCGGCATTGATCTTGCCGTTCTGCGAGAGGCTCATGAGGCTGGTCAGTCGCTGAAGCGCGGAACTATCGGCAGCGACCTCATGTATTTCGAGACGGGGCAGGGGGCTGCCCTGTCGGCCGATGCGCATTTTGGTGTCGATCAGCAAACGATGGAGGCGCGTGCCTATGCCGTGGCGCGCGAATTCTCGCCGCTTCTGGTGAATACCGTCGTTGGCTTCATCGGTCCGGAATATCTCTATAATGGCAAGCAGATCATTCGCGCCGGGCTTGAAGATCATTTCTGCGGAAAGCTGCTTGGCCTGCCGATGGGTGTCGACGTCTGCTACACCAACCACGCCGATGCCGACCAGGAAGACATGGACGTGCTGCTGACCATGCTGTGCGCCGCTGATGTGAACTTCGTCATTACCGTGCCAGGCTCGGACGACGTCATGCTGAACTACCAGACGCTTTCCCATCACGATTCAATCTATGCCCGCGAAACGCTGAAGCGTCGGCCTGCGCCGGAGTTTGAGGAGTGGCTGGTGAATATGGGCGTCACGGATGCCGCCGGCCATATGATCGAGAACCCTGCGCTGATGAACCGCGGGCTTCGCGAACTTGATTTTCTTGGAAGGGACGCCGCCTGA
- a CDS encoding ABC transporter permease — protein MEERPAPLALKIVAFIMFLFLLAPVVLVVPISFSADSYMTFPPSGWSLRWYVDLMHNSKMIGALGTSTLLAVIVTVLSMLIALPASYAIVRMRVIGADTLLAFFTAPLLLPTIVLGLAILIVFAGAGLLGTFTGLVIAHLIIVLPYALRVLTTSLAGLPLIYEEAASTLGASPLTVFRRVTMPMIAPGIVATAALSFLVSFDEAVISLFLTGPRITTLPVAMYQHVETQADPLVAAISVLLIVLTLAVVLIVDRTVGLTKTFVK, from the coding sequence ATGGAAGAACGTCCCGCTCCGCTGGCGCTGAAAATTGTCGCCTTCATCATGTTTCTTTTCCTCCTTGCGCCCGTGGTGCTCGTCGTGCCGATCTCGTTTTCGGCCGACAGCTACATGACCTTCCCACCCTCCGGCTGGAGCCTGCGCTGGTATGTGGATCTCATGCACAATTCCAAGATGATCGGCGCCCTCGGCACCAGCACGCTCCTTGCGGTCATCGTTACCGTGCTGTCCATGCTGATTGCGCTGCCCGCTTCCTACGCAATCGTGCGGATGCGGGTGATTGGCGCGGATACATTGCTCGCCTTCTTCACCGCGCCGCTTCTTCTGCCGACCATCGTTCTTGGCCTTGCGATCCTGATCGTCTTTGCCGGTGCGGGCCTGCTCGGTACATTCACGGGTCTGGTGATCGCGCATCTGATCATCGTGTTGCCCTATGCGCTGCGTGTACTCACCACGTCGCTTGCGGGCCTGCCGCTGATCTACGAAGAGGCCGCCTCCACGCTCGGGGCGTCACCTCTTACCGTCTTTCGCCGCGTCACCATGCCGATGATCGCGCCTGGCATCGTTGCAACGGCAGCGCTTTCCTTTCTCGTCTCGTTCGATGAAGCCGTGATTTCGCTGTTCCTCACCGGTCCGCGCATCACGACGCTTCCCGTTGCCATGTATCAGCATGTCGAAACCCAGGCTGATCCGCTTGTTGCCGCCATCTCCGTTCTTCTGATCGTGCTCACGCTTGCCGTCGTCCTGATCGTGGACCGCACGGTGGGCCTCACGAAGACTTTCGTGAAGTAA
- a CDS encoding ABC transporter permease — translation MTAAVMITAPGGRTSSIVFLATLLLGPIIAVNGLAFVLPVFNLLLLSFRESLGGGGLGEAHTLDNWSSTLTDGFYIELIGQSILTSLMITVLTLLASYPIALYLHRAQGRWKTLLLVLVISPLLTSAVVRTYGWIAILADDGLINNILFAMGAQGGVRLLFNKIGVVIGLTEILMPYMILALLAGFGRLDPRVEEAAETLGASPWKVFWRIIVPLTMPGVALGCLLSFVLAVSSFITPKLLGGGRVFLLATEIYDQAIVTLNWPLAATLSMIILVIFGAALVLYSRLLRAIL, via the coding sequence ATGACGGCGGCGGTCATGATCACGGCTCCCGGTGGCCGTACCTCTTCCATCGTGTTTCTCGCAACCCTTCTTCTTGGACCCATCATTGCGGTCAACGGTCTGGCCTTCGTGTTGCCCGTCTTCAACCTGCTGCTGCTTTCCTTCCGCGAAAGCCTCGGCGGCGGCGGTCTCGGGGAAGCCCATACGCTCGACAACTGGTCGTCGACACTGACCGACGGTTTTTACATCGAGCTGATTGGTCAGAGCATCCTGACCAGCCTTATGATCACTGTTCTCACGCTGCTCGCCTCCTATCCCATCGCCCTCTACCTTCACCGGGCGCAGGGTCGCTGGAAAACGCTTTTGCTGGTGCTGGTCATTTCGCCGCTGCTCACCTCGGCGGTGGTGCGCACTTATGGCTGGATCGCAATCCTGGCCGATGACGGCCTCATCAACAACATCCTCTTCGCAATGGGCGCGCAAGGCGGGGTGCGTCTGCTGTTCAACAAGATCGGCGTCGTTATCGGGCTTACCGAAATCCTGATGCCCTATATGATCCTGGCGCTCCTCGCTGGCTTCGGCAGGCTTGATCCTCGCGTCGAGGAAGCTGCGGAAACGCTCGGCGCATCGCCGTGGAAAGTGTTCTGGCGGATCATCGTGCCGCTCACCATGCCCGGCGTGGCCCTGGGTTGCCTGCTCTCCTTCGTGCTGGCCGTCAGTTCGTTCATCACTCCCAAGCTGCTCGGCGGCGGACGCGTCTTTCTTCTGGCAACGGAAATCTACGACCAGGCGATCGTGACGCTCAACTGGCCGCTCGCCGCTACGCTGTCGATGATAATCCTCGTGATCTTCGGTGCGGCTCTGGTGCTCTATTCCCGGCTTCTGCGGGCCATTCTGTAA
- a CDS encoding ABC transporter ATP-binding protein — protein MQPGFLSIRSLTKRYETIVAVDNLNLEIPKGELVAFLGPSGCGKSTSLRMIAGLSPVSSGSILIDGKDVTKLAPYKRDIGLVFQSYALFPHMTVLKNVMFGLEMRKVPAAEAERRAREAIAMVRLEGREDRRPAQLSGGQQQRVALARALVIQPSILLFDEPLSNLDAKLRDEMRAEIRRIQKQLGITSIFVTHDQVEALSMCDKVAVLNGGHLEQLGTPHDLYERPATAFVASFVGRTNRLVGNAAGDRITVGDAVLRAPGAHSGKIDLMVRPHRMAMTVAGDAVPDFDGAPVNRIAGEVRDVYYAGDILHYEIAAGGQTLSVERATSGGETPVAAGSAVSLVWRVEDTLVFGANR, from the coding sequence ATGCAGCCAGGATTCCTCTCGATTCGTTCACTGACCAAGCGCTACGAGACAATCGTCGCCGTGGATAATCTCAATCTCGAGATTCCCAAGGGCGAACTGGTTGCCTTCCTCGGTCCTTCCGGCTGCGGCAAGTCGACGTCGTTGCGCATGATTGCAGGCCTCTCTCCTGTCTCCTCGGGGTCTATCCTGATCGACGGCAAGGACGTGACGAAACTTGCGCCTTATAAGCGTGACATTGGCCTCGTTTTCCAGAGCTACGCGCTCTTCCCCCACATGACGGTCCTCAAGAATGTCATGTTCGGTCTTGAAATGCGCAAAGTGCCTGCTGCCGAGGCGGAACGCCGTGCCCGTGAGGCCATTGCCATGGTGCGTCTGGAAGGGCGCGAGGACCGTCGCCCCGCCCAGCTTTCCGGAGGCCAGCAGCAGCGCGTCGCACTGGCGCGCGCCCTCGTCATCCAGCCGTCCATTCTCTTGTTTGACGAACCTCTTTCCAATCTCGACGCAAAGCTGCGCGACGAGATGCGCGCCGAGATTCGCCGTATCCAGAAACAGCTTGGCATCACTTCCATCTTCGTCACGCATGATCAGGTTGAGGCGCTCAGCATGTGCGACAAGGTCGCTGTGCTCAATGGCGGGCACCTGGAACAGCTTGGCACGCCGCACGATCTCTATGAGCGCCCGGCCACTGCATTCGTCGCCTCCTTCGTCGGTCGCACCAACAGGCTGGTCGGCAACGCCGCCGGCGACCGCATCACGGTTGGCGATGCGGTGCTGCGAGCGCCCGGTGCGCACAGCGGCAAGATCGACCTGATGGTACGGCCGCATCGCATGGCCATGACCGTCGCTGGCGACGCCGTCCCCGATTTCGACGGAGCGCCCGTCAATCGCATCGCCGGCGAAGTCCGCGATGTCTATTATGCAGGCGACATCCTCCACTACGAGATCGCCGCTGGCGGGCAGACCCTGTCCGTGGAACGCGCGACGTCCGGCGGGGAAACGCCGGTCGCGGCAGGCAGCGCGGTCAGTCTCGTCTGGCGCGTGGAGGATACTCTGGTCTTCGGAGCAAACCGATGA
- a CDS encoding ABC transporter substrate-binding protein has translation MKKTILLSGILMLGAAALPAHAQQTVTFLGYSGLFQERYTKAVIEPFMAANPDIKIEYFPQQGSAAMLGSLRAQKAAPQSDIALMDVSVAKTGTDEGLFDKIDESVTKNVADLYPNARFEGVAGVGVTFDNLVLIYNTDAIKTAPDSWNALKDSALKGKVAMLSAPDIVGIGTTIIMDHMNGGTDFIKNIDAGINAMAEVAPNVQTWEPKPEVYPNVVNGQVSLGVGWNARSQVNADGSKGKMKVVLPKEGTILQINTLNLVKGGPSSEAARKFVDYALSPEAQAAFTAAMYYAPTNSKSSVSADVSERTVVKAMDKVIPVDWIGLSKVRDQITQDWRRKVIPLSR, from the coding sequence ATGAAGAAAACAATACTTCTGAGTGGGATTCTCATGCTCGGCGCGGCCGCTCTTCCGGCGCACGCCCAGCAGACCGTGACGTTCCTCGGCTATAGCGGCCTTTTCCAGGAGCGTTACACCAAGGCCGTCATCGAACCTTTCATGGCGGCTAACCCTGATATCAAGATCGAATATTTCCCGCAGCAGGGCTCTGCTGCAATGCTCGGCTCGCTGCGCGCCCAGAAGGCTGCGCCGCAGTCCGATATCGCTCTGATGGATGTCTCTGTCGCCAAAACAGGTACGGACGAAGGTCTGTTTGACAAGATCGACGAAAGCGTAACCAAGAATGTCGCCGACCTCTATCCTAATGCCCGCTTCGAAGGCGTGGCCGGGGTTGGCGTAACGTTCGACAATCTCGTGCTCATCTACAATACCGATGCCATCAAGACGGCTCCCGACAGCTGGAACGCTCTGAAGGATAGCGCCCTCAAGGGCAAAGTCGCCATGCTGAGCGCGCCCGATATCGTCGGTATCGGTACCACCATCATCATGGACCATATGAATGGCGGGACTGATTTCATCAAGAACATCGATGCCGGCATCAATGCGATGGCTGAAGTTGCTCCGAATGTGCAGACCTGGGAGCCGAAGCCGGAAGTCTATCCGAACGTTGTCAACGGCCAGGTTTCGCTGGGCGTGGGCTGGAACGCCCGTAGCCAGGTGAATGCTGACGGTTCCAAAGGCAAGATGAAGGTGGTTCTTCCGAAGGAAGGCACGATCCTCCAGATCAACACGCTCAACCTCGTCAAGGGTGGTCCGTCATCCGAGGCTGCGCGCAAGTTCGTTGATTATGCGCTGAGCCCGGAAGCCCAGGCTGCCTTTACCGCCGCCATGTATTATGCGCCGACCAATTCCAAGTCCTCTGTCTCTGCCGATGTGAGTGAGCGCACGGTCGTCAAGGCGATGGACAAGGTCATCCCGGTGGATTGGATTGGCCTCTCGAAGGTCCGCGACCAGATTACGCAGGACTGGCGCCGCAAGGTCATTCCCCTCAGCCGTTGA
- a CDS encoding RraA family protein, whose product MFIANPMPEQIGADIIELLEKVEVATIGHVLHSGFVDPEIRAVLPGKRVAGTAVTLRIPNADSTMLHYLSQFVRPGDIVLIDRCGDTRHACWGGVITNTMKMAGVKAGVVDGPATDFSEFAKVDMPMWCRGPSPITTKILGLEGAINVPISVGGQVINPGDAILCDESGVVALHPSQARAMAERAIGMQEAELVLLQRLRNGEKLPDISGANKLVQAKLSA is encoded by the coding sequence ATGTTTATCGCCAACCCCATGCCCGAACAGATCGGTGCCGACATCATCGAGCTTCTTGAGAAGGTCGAAGTCGCAACGATCGGTCACGTGCTTCACTCCGGCTTCGTCGATCCTGAAATCCGCGCCGTCCTTCCGGGCAAACGTGTGGCAGGCACTGCCGTCACGCTGCGCATCCCCAATGCGGATTCGACCATGCTCCACTATCTGTCGCAGTTCGTGCGTCCCGGGGATATCGTCCTCATCGACCGCTGCGGCGATACCCGTCACGCCTGCTGGGGCGGTGTTATCACCAACACCATGAAGATGGCGGGTGTTAAGGCCGGTGTCGTTGATGGCCCGGCGACCGACTTCTCGGAGTTCGCCAAGGTCGACATGCCGATGTGGTGCCGTGGTCCTTCGCCCATCACCACCAAGATCCTCGGCCTCGAAGGCGCGATCAACGTTCCGATCAGCGTCGGCGGCCAGGTGATCAATCCGGGCGATGCGATCCTGTGCGATGAAAGCGGTGTTGTCGCTCTTCATCCAAGCCAGGCTCGAGCCATGGCTGAACGCGCCATCGGCATGCAGGAAGCCGAACTCGTGCTTCTGCAGCGCCTGCGCAACGGTGAGAAATTGCCGGACATTTCTGGCGCCAACAAGCTCGTTCAGGCCAAGCTGAGCGCCTGA
- a CDS encoding carbon-nitrogen hydrolase family protein — MNTQNDKAENLKVAADLIEKAVKADNPDLVVLPEYFAFLGDNPQEMHESGEEFPDGEIYTLLSGLAKKHAITLHAGSIVEKEGNRFYNSTLVFGTDGKQIARYRKMHLFDVDTPNGISYRESDSVARGEEVVTYKVGDKTVGCGICYDIRFPELFRALRDKGADVIVLPAAFTLMTGKDHWEVLARARAVETQTYFLAVGQIGTHAGGKKACWGHSMVIDPWGHIVAQCSDSVGTAGAVLDFDYSAKVRANVPVANHHVL, encoded by the coding sequence ATGAATACCCAGAATGACAAGGCAGAAAACCTTAAGGTTGCTGCCGATCTTATTGAGAAGGCAGTCAAGGCGGATAATCCTGACCTTGTTGTTCTTCCGGAATACTTTGCATTTCTTGGAGATAATCCCCAGGAGATGCATGAGAGCGGGGAGGAATTCCCTGACGGCGAGATTTACACGCTGCTCTCGGGGCTGGCCAAGAAGCACGCGATCACGCTGCATGCCGGCTCCATAGTCGAGAAGGAAGGCAATCGCTTTTACAATTCGACGCTCGTTTTCGGGACGGATGGCAAACAGATCGCGCGTTACCGCAAGATGCACCTGTTTGACGTCGATACGCCGAACGGCATCAGCTACCGCGAATCCGACTCCGTTGCCCGTGGCGAAGAAGTGGTGACCTACAAGGTTGGCGACAAGACGGTCGGTTGTGGCATCTGCTACGATATTCGCTTCCCTGAACTGTTTCGCGCCCTGCGGGACAAGGGTGCAGACGTCATCGTTCTGCCAGCGGCCTTCACCCTGATGACAGGCAAGGACCATTGGGAAGTTCTGGCGCGCGCCCGTGCCGTCGAAACCCAGACCTACTTTCTGGCCGTCGGCCAGATCGGCACCCATGCGGGTGGCAAGAAGGCATGCTGGGGGCATTCCATGGTCATCGATCCGTGGGGCCACATCGTCGCCCAATGCTCCGACAGCGTTGGAACGGCCGGTGCCGTCCTTGACTTCGACTATTCGGCCAAGGTGCGCGCCAACGTACCGGTGGCGAACCACCACGTTCTCTGA